From a region of the Methylocystis hirsuta genome:
- a CDS encoding sodium-translocating pyrophosphatase, whose protein sequence is MVLFLTIVFGLMSIVYGVKTSQELLAADPGSARMQEISGAVAEGAQAYLNRQYKTIAMVGGVIFVILVILLGWAVAFGFMLGAVLSGAAGYIGMNVSVRANVRTAQAATKSLAGGLDIAFKAGAVTGLLVAGLALLGVAVYYAILTWFAGYAPSDRTVVDALVALGFGGSLISIFARLGGGIFTKGADVGADLVGKVEAGIPEDDPRNPATIADNVGDNVGDCAGMAADLFETYAVTVVATMVLASIFFAGQDGLSSAMIYPLAIGGLSILTSIAGTYFVKMGDDEDTQWGKFASPYFKQMGIDDSIMGALYKGLIAAGVLSIAGLFLATTFTVGWGEIGKANGEAIHGYGLFLSGVLGLIVTGAIVYITEYYTATGKRPVVSIAQASVTGHGTNVIQGLAVSLESTAAPALVIVLGIILTYELGGLYGTAIAVTTMLGLAGMVVALDAFGPVTDNAGGIAEMAGLPKEVRRNTDALDAVGNTTKAVTKGYAIGSAGLGALVLFAAYTNDLKHFIDDGVPFFKGITKVDFDLSNPYVVAGLLFGGLIPYLFGGIAMTAVGRAAGSVVVEVRRQFKEKPGIMAGTDRPDYGRAVDMLTQAAIKEMIVPSLLPVLAPIVAFVVAWILGGKANAFAALGALLLGVIVNGLFVAISMTSGGGAWDNAKKSFEDGFIDKDGVKHEKGSEAHKAAVTGDTVGDPYKDTAGPAVNPAIKITNIVALLMLAILAH, encoded by the coding sequence ATGGTTCTGTTTCTAACCATCGTCTTCGGATTGATGTCTATCGTCTACGGCGTCAAGACGTCTCAGGAATTGCTGGCGGCAGATCCGGGGTCGGCGCGGATGCAGGAGATTTCGGGCGCCGTCGCCGAGGGCGCGCAGGCCTATCTCAACCGCCAATACAAAACCATCGCCATGGTTGGCGGCGTGATCTTCGTCATCCTGGTCATCCTGCTCGGCTGGGCGGTCGCCTTTGGATTCATGCTTGGCGCAGTGCTCTCCGGCGCGGCCGGCTATATCGGCATGAACGTCTCGGTGCGCGCCAATGTCCGCACCGCGCAGGCGGCGACGAAATCGCTCGCCGGCGGCCTCGACATCGCCTTTAAGGCGGGCGCGGTCACCGGACTTCTGGTCGCCGGCCTCGCGCTGCTTGGCGTCGCGGTTTATTACGCGATCCTCACCTGGTTCGCCGGCTATGCGCCCTCGGATCGCACGGTCGTCGACGCGCTGGTCGCGCTCGGCTTCGGCGGGTCGCTGATCTCGATTTTCGCCCGTCTGGGCGGCGGCATCTTCACCAAGGGCGCCGACGTCGGGGCTGATCTCGTCGGCAAGGTCGAGGCCGGCATTCCGGAAGACGACCCACGCAATCCCGCCACGATCGCCGACAACGTCGGCGACAATGTCGGCGATTGCGCCGGCATGGCGGCCGACCTCTTCGAGACCTATGCGGTGACGGTCGTCGCCACCATGGTGCTCGCCTCGATCTTCTTCGCCGGCCAGGACGGCCTGTCGTCGGCGATGATCTATCCGCTCGCGATCGGCGGCCTTTCGATCCTCACTTCGATCGCCGGCACCTATTTCGTGAAAATGGGCGACGACGAGGATACCCAGTGGGGCAAGTTTGCTTCGCCTTATTTCAAGCAGATGGGCATCGACGATTCGATCATGGGCGCCCTTTATAAGGGCCTCATCGCCGCGGGCGTGCTGTCGATCGCCGGCCTGTTCCTGGCCACGACTTTCACTGTCGGCTGGGGCGAGATCGGCAAGGCGAATGGCGAAGCCATCCACGGCTACGGCCTGTTCCTCTCCGGGGTGCTGGGCCTGATCGTCACGGGCGCCATCGTCTACATCACCGAATATTACACCGCCACCGGCAAGCGTCCGGTGGTGTCGATCGCGCAGGCGTCGGTGACCGGACATGGCACCAATGTCATCCAGGGCCTCGCCGTGTCGCTTGAATCGACCGCGGCGCCGGCGCTCGTCATCGTGCTCGGCATTATCCTCACCTATGAGCTCGGCGGGCTCTATGGCACGGCGATCGCGGTGACGACGATGCTCGGCCTTGCCGGCATGGTCGTGGCGCTTGACGCCTTCGGCCCCGTCACCGACAACGCCGGCGGCATCGCCGAAATGGCGGGCCTGCCGAAAGAGGTGCGTCGCAACACCGACGCGCTCGACGCCGTGGGCAACACCACGAAGGCCGTCACCAAGGGCTACGCCATCGGTTCGGCGGGCCTCGGCGCGCTGGTGCTCTTTGCCGCCTACACGAACGATCTGAAGCATTTCATCGACGACGGCGTGCCGTTCTTTAAGGGCATCACCAAGGTCGATTTCGACCTGTCGAACCCTTACGTCGTCGCGGGGCTCCTGTTCGGCGGCCTCATTCCCTATCTCTTCGGCGGCATCGCCATGACGGCGGTGGGCCGCGCGGCGGGCTCGGTGGTCGTCGAGGTGCGCCGTCAGTTCAAGGAAAAGCCCGGCATCATGGCGGGCACGGATCGGCCGGATTACGGCCGCGCCGTCGACATGCTGACGCAGGCGGCGATCAAGGAAATGATCGTGCCCTCGCTGCTGCCGGTGCTGGCGCCGATCGTCGCCTTCGTCGTCGCCTGGATCCTTGGCGGCAAGGCCAACGCCTTCGCGGCGCTGGGCGCGTTGCTGCTGGGCGTCATCGTCAACGGGCTCTTCGTTGCGATTTCGATGACCTCGGGCGGCGGCGCCTGGGACAACGCCAAGAAATCCTTCGAAGACGGCTTCATCGACAAGGACGGCGTGAAGCATGAGAAGGGCTCCGAGGCCCATAAGGCGGCGGTGACCGGCGACACCGTCGGCGACCCCTACAAGGACACCGCCGGCCCTGCGGTGAACCCGGCGATCAAGATCACCAATATCGTGGCGCTGCTGATGCTGGCGATCCTGGCGCACTGA
- a CDS encoding ribbon-helix-helix protein, CopG family, producing the protein MAHVREKFATQVDKDLLAEIRRIAKDEGRQLQAVIEDALRAHVEQRSRAKPRRHVMDAYRSSLQRYGGLYEKLAK; encoded by the coding sequence ATGGCTCACGTTCGCGAGAAGTTCGCCACCCAGGTCGATAAGGATCTGCTCGCCGAGATCCGAAGGATCGCGAAGGATGAGGGGCGGCAGCTTCAGGCCGTCATCGAGGACGCTCTGCGGGCGCATGTGGAGCAGCGCAGCAGGGCGAAACCGCGACGCCATGTGATGGACGCCTATCGTTCGAGCCTGCAGCGCTACGGCGGGCTTTACGAAAAACTCGCCAAGTGA
- a CDS encoding type II toxin-antitoxin system death-on-curing family toxin: protein MSGRRTDYLTTAEILAIHDDLIERYGGAAGVRDLGQLEAALFRPQTGYYADEIAQAAALWESLSQNHAFVDGNKRVAFAAMFAFLTINGISLIANADEAWTFASALYQKDAFRFETLEAWLRQNCR from the coding sequence GTGAGCGGCAGGCGAACCGACTATCTGACAACTGCCGAGATACTGGCCATTCATGATGATCTGATCGAACGATACGGCGGAGCCGCAGGCGTGCGCGATCTTGGTCAGCTCGAAGCGGCGTTGTTTCGCCCGCAAACGGGCTATTACGCCGACGAGATCGCGCAAGCGGCTGCGCTGTGGGAAAGTCTTTCACAGAACCACGCCTTCGTCGACGGCAACAAGCGTGTCGCCTTCGCGGCGATGTTCGCCTTTCTCACCATCAATGGAATTTCACTTATCGCGAATGCGGACGAAGCGTGGACCTTCGCTTCTGCGCTCTACCAGAAAGACGCGTTTCGCTTCGAGACGCTGGAGGCGTGGCTGCGCCAGAACTGTCGATGA